In Salmo salar chromosome ssa15, Ssal_v3.1, whole genome shotgun sequence, one genomic interval encodes:
- the LOC106571570 gene encoding leucine-rich repeat and fibronectin type-III domain-containing protein 5, with amino-acid sequence METLLVYLMVLGMAVKAHKVQLCPKRCVCQMLNPNLATLCDKKGLLFVPPNIDRHTVEMRLGDNFVTSIKQRDFANMTKLQDLTLSRNTIGSISPHAFKDLENLRALHLDSNRLTRLTNDTFSGMSKLHHLILNNNQLIHIHIGAFNDLTALEELDLSYNNLESTPWVAIQRMTSLHTLGLDHNMLSYIPIGTFSGLQKLKRLDVTSNKLQKLPPDPVFQRAGVLATSGSMGPSSFALSFGGNPLRCNCELLWLRRLRREDDLETCAAPQHLAGRYFWTVSEEEFLCEPPLITRHSQELRALEGQSVALRCKARGDPDPIIHWIAPDGRLMSSSSRAVVHSDGTLDILITTVKDSGSFTCVASNPAGEAQQTVDLVIVKLPHITNGTVKKEPNPGSSDIATVLRTGGGGEGGGMVPLGNTKTSQEKKVVITEATSTSVMVRFNFQRSIPGIRMFQIQYNGTYDDSLVYRMIPSSSKSILVNNLAAGTQYDLCVLAIYDDLVTSLTATRVVGCVRFTTEPQYLRCHFMQSQFLGGTIVVIIGGIIVASVLAFIIFLIVRYRVCNQGDEDKALEMGEIPSLSSDGQLQGCGVPKAMSKSLSKQILQPEKPEKEDKESLRLALSPRKPVKQQQPPAPTTTSTKPSIPDCTVSTSAASHSWHPASPVTLRQKRADITATGDLKPGEARRAEGQTDVELENTNRNNSSEAKMAAALAVPVPARSTKWTPVARRPRPPGASSHHYMTVPAGGVRVNRRHSLNVDSYKERCYVSLVQQQPKPGGSLCSKRSLSMSGEMPTLESAMANIRRGRDKLSRSEWLLESTL; translated from the exons ATGGAGACCCTGCTAGTTTACCTGATGGTCCTTGGCATGGCTGTAAAGGCCCACAAGGTCCAGTTGTGCCCAAAACGCTGTGTCTGCCAAATGCTCAACCCCAACCTGGCAACCCTCTGCGACAAGAAGGGCCTCCTCTTCGTCCCGCCAAACATCGACCGGCACACCGTCGAGATGCGTCTGGGCGACAACTTCGTCACGAGCATCAAACAGCGGGACTTTGCCAACATGACCAAGCTTCAGGACCTGACGTTGTCTCGGAACACCATCGGTTCCATCTCGCCTCACGCCTTTAAAGATCTGGAGAACCTCAGGGCCTTGCACTTGGACAGCAACCGTCTGACGAGGCTCACCAACGACACCTTCAGCGGGATGTCCAAACTTCACCATCTCATTCTTAACAACAACCAACTGATTCATATCCACATTGGGGCCTTCAATGATCTCACGGCTCTAGAGGAGTTAGATCTGTCCTACAACAACTTAGAAAGCACCCCCTGGGTGGCTATCCAGAGAATGACCAGCCTCCACACCCTGGGCTTGGACCACAACATGCTTAGCTACATCCCTATAGGAACCTTCTCCGGCCTGCAGAAGCTCAAACGGCTTGACGTCACCTCCAACAAGCTCCAGAAGCTTCCGCCAGACCCTGTGTTCCAGCGGGCTGGGGTTCTGGCCACGTCAGGAAGCATGGGTCCGTCGTCATTCGCGTTGAGTTTTGGGGGGAACCCACTGAGGTGTAACTGTGAGCTGCTATGGCTGAGGAGGCTAAGGCGGGAGGATGATCTGGAGACGTGTGCGGCTCCGCAGCACCTGGCTGGACGGTACTTCTGGACCGTGTCTGAAGAAGAGTTCCTCTGTGAGCCGCCTCTCATCACCAGACACTCCCAG GAGCTGCGAGCACTGGAGGGTCAGAGTGTAGCTCTGCGCTGTAAGGCCAGGGGCGACCCGGACCCCATCATCCACTGGATTGCGCCAGACGGCCGACTCATGTCCAGTTCCTCCCGGGCTGTGGTGCACAGTGACGGGACTCTGGACATCCTCATCACCACTGTGAAGGACTCAG GCTCCTTCACCTGTGTTGCTTCCAACCCGGCCGGGGAGGCTCAACAAACTGTGGACCTGGTGATCGTCAAACTCCCACACATCACCAACGGTACTGTGAAGAAGGAACCGAACCCAGGTTCTTCTGATATCGCCACGGTATTGAGGACGGGTGGTGGTGGGGAAGGCGGAGGCATGGTGCCACTGGGAAACACGAAGACGAGCCAGGAGAAGAAGGTGGTGATCACTGAGGCAACGTCTACCTCCGTCATGGTCAGGTTCAACTTCCAGAGGAGTATACCGGGCATCCGAATGTTCCAGATCCAGTACAACGGAACCTACGATGACTCTCTGGTTTACAG AATGATCCCTTCGAGTAGTAAGAGTATCCTGGTGAACAACCTGGCGGCCGGTACACAGTACGACCTGTGTGTGCTGGCCATCTACGATGACCTGGTGACCTCCCTGACTGCCACACGAGTGGTGGGGTGTGTCCGCTTCACCACCGAGCCACAGTACCTCCGCTGCCACTTCATGCAGTCCCAGTTCCTGGGAGGGACCATCGTGGTCATCATCGGAGGGATCATCGTGGCGTCCGTCTTAGCTTTCATCATCTTCCTCATCGTGAGGTACCGAGTGTGTAACCAAGGCGATGAGGATAAG GCTTTGGAGATGGGTGAGATCCCATCTCTGAGCAGTGATGGTCAGTTGCAGGGCTGTGGCGTCCCCAAGGCCATGTCCAAATCTCTGTCCAAGCAGATCCTCCAGCCAGAGAAACCAGAGAAGGAGGACAAGGAGTCTCTGAGGTTGGCCCTTTCTCCTCGTAAACCGGTCAAGCAGCAGCAACCCCCAGCCccaaccaccacatctaccaagCCCTCCATCCCCGACTGCACTGTCTCTACCTCCGCAGCCAGCCACTCCTGGCACCCTGCCTCCCCGGTCACCCTGAGGCAAAAACGGGCCGATATCACTGCCACCGGGGATCTGAAACCCGGAGAAGCCCGCCGAGCCGAAGGCCAGACAGATGTGGAGTTAGAGAACACAAACCGCAATAACTCGTCGGAAGCTAAAATGGCTGCCGCCTTGGCCGTACCTGTTCCTGCCCGTTCCACAAAATGGACGCCGGTCGCTAGGCGGCCGCGCCCCCCTGGAGCCTCCTCCCACCATTACATGACGGTACCAGCAGGGGGTGTGAGGGTGAACCGGCGGCACTCGCTGAACGTGGACTCGTACAAGGAGCGCTGCTACGTCAGCCTGGTACAGCAGCAGCCAAAACCTGGCGGGAGTTTGTGCTCCAAACGCAGTCTGTCCATGAGCGGAGAAATGCCCACGTTGGAGAGTGCAATGGCAAACATACGCAGAGGCAGAGACAAGCTGTCCCGATCTGAGTGGCTTCTCGAAAGCACTCTATGA